A region of Pyxidicoccus parkwaysis DNA encodes the following proteins:
- a CDS encoding ATP-binding protein, producing the protein MPLGVAVIRDRNFVYLNEALLSFLGRPLDSLLGQPFTSALDETSAAELAGRHARRLRGEQVPTTYEATVRTSTGDRRTEMTVITNGDDYVVMVRDATSRSRRRAVLQRLAELGAGLPALRTEGEVLRRVFSGLEELGLAFAWLFPEGRGVRLGQTFVPPDLVPPEAQTLSGRWVRDVVGQWPQVLERAWREGAAYSPELPQEAGRFLEEGSSSLADTVRVGLQRAGQPHVIAVRIDVEGHGRAMLALAGDWLREEELPSARLFGAQVSAALDAALTISRLSAQNTALASLNRLASEAASAPHPHAFFGPGTAEIVDLLGCDAVALLLPVDGTQEVELAYARGLEDGTSERFARLWQAGGLSVQAERDSSAPLERDVQSCPGPLREELARQGFHTVVVVPLRVRSRGVGILSVLFREHRPLTPLERETLQAMGSHFAAAIESHRLLHELRGRAEDLALLHEVAKALAATLELDKLMATGVTSLARIVDTPDAYVLLPDATGERLEFRSATGNHPELLGRSMPMLPAYSSLAALAFQTRDVVLVEDAEADLRVNQELRRASEGRAFLVLPLVVHERPVGVIMAVETRWPRRFTPAEVERASAIANQFALAREGARLVEDLKASYVELARTQAQLVRRERLAALGELSAVVAHEVRNPLGAIFNSVASIRRIIGPESPAVPLVDIVGEEADRLNRIVADLLTFARPPAPHPYAVPLSPLVEDAVRGALAEAAGKVRVELELPSDVPAVTVDERMMRQAFLNLAINAVQAMPQGGMLRASVRRSPGSPEVEVQFADSGPGISPEVRARIFEPFFTTKAKGTGLGLAVVKRIIESHQGRVSLESQPGQGTTFRLYLPLDGGALQGELLDGH; encoded by the coding sequence ATGCCCCTGGGCGTCGCCGTCATCCGGGACCGCAACTTCGTCTACCTGAACGAGGCGTTGCTGTCGTTCCTCGGACGCCCCCTCGATTCACTGCTGGGGCAGCCCTTCACGTCGGCGCTGGACGAGACCAGCGCGGCGGAGCTGGCCGGGCGCCACGCCCGGCGGCTGCGCGGCGAGCAGGTCCCCACCACCTACGAGGCGACGGTGCGCACCAGCACGGGAGACCGGCGCACGGAGATGACGGTCATCACCAACGGGGACGACTACGTGGTGATGGTGCGGGACGCCACCTCGCGCAGCCGGCGCCGCGCGGTGCTGCAGCGGCTCGCGGAGCTGGGCGCGGGGCTGCCCGCGCTGCGCACCGAGGGCGAGGTGCTGCGCCGCGTATTTTCCGGACTGGAGGAGCTGGGGCTGGCCTTCGCGTGGCTCTTCCCCGAGGGCCGCGGGGTGCGGCTCGGGCAGACCTTCGTGCCTCCGGATTTGGTGCCTCCGGAGGCGCAGACGCTGAGCGGCCGCTGGGTGCGCGACGTGGTGGGTCAGTGGCCGCAGGTGCTGGAGCGCGCGTGGCGCGAGGGCGCGGCGTACTCGCCGGAGCTGCCGCAGGAGGCCGGCCGGTTCCTGGAGGAAGGCTCCTCGTCGCTGGCGGACACGGTGCGCGTGGGCCTGCAGCGGGCGGGGCAGCCCCACGTCATCGCGGTGCGCATCGACGTGGAGGGCCATGGGCGGGCGATGCTCGCGCTCGCGGGGGACTGGCTGCGCGAGGAGGAGCTGCCGTCGGCGCGGCTCTTCGGCGCGCAGGTGTCCGCGGCGCTGGACGCGGCGCTCACCATCTCCCGGCTGTCCGCGCAGAACACGGCGCTGGCCTCGCTCAACCGGCTGGCGTCGGAGGCCGCGTCGGCGCCGCACCCGCACGCCTTCTTCGGCCCGGGCACGGCGGAAATCGTCGACCTGCTCGGCTGCGACGCGGTGGCGCTGCTGCTGCCCGTGGACGGCACGCAGGAGGTGGAGCTGGCGTACGCGCGCGGGCTCGAGGACGGCACGTCGGAGCGCTTCGCGCGCCTGTGGCAGGCGGGCGGCCTGTCCGTGCAGGCGGAGCGTGACAGCAGCGCTCCGCTGGAGCGCGACGTGCAGTCCTGCCCGGGCCCGCTGCGCGAGGAGCTGGCGCGGCAGGGCTTCCACACCGTGGTGGTGGTGCCGCTGCGGGTGCGCTCGCGGGGCGTGGGCATCCTCAGCGTGCTCTTCCGCGAGCACCGTCCGCTCACCCCGCTGGAGCGCGAGACACTGCAGGCCATGGGCAGCCACTTCGCGGCGGCCATCGAGTCGCACCGGCTCTTGCACGAGCTGCGCGGGCGCGCGGAGGACCTGGCGCTGCTGCACGAGGTGGCCAAGGCGCTCGCGGCCACGCTGGAGCTGGACAAGCTGATGGCCACCGGCGTCACCAGCCTGGCGCGCATCGTGGACACGCCGGACGCGTACGTGCTGCTGCCGGATGCCACGGGCGAGCGGCTGGAGTTCCGCTCCGCGACGGGCAACCATCCGGAGCTGCTCGGGCGCTCCATGCCGATGCTGCCGGCCTACTCGTCGCTGGCGGCGCTGGCCTTCCAGACGCGCGACGTGGTGCTGGTGGAGGACGCCGAGGCGGACCTGCGCGTCAACCAGGAGCTGCGCCGCGCCTCCGAGGGACGCGCCTTCCTGGTGCTGCCGCTGGTGGTGCACGAGCGGCCGGTGGGCGTCATCATGGCCGTGGAGACGCGGTGGCCGCGCCGCTTCACGCCCGCGGAGGTGGAGCGGGCGAGCGCCATCGCCAACCAGTTCGCGCTGGCCCGCGAGGGCGCGCGGCTCGTGGAGGATTTGAAGGCGAGCTACGTGGAGCTGGCGCGCACGCAGGCGCAGCTGGTGCGCCGCGAGCGGCTGGCCGCGCTGGGCGAGCTGTCCGCGGTGGTGGCCCACGAGGTGCGCAACCCGCTGGGCGCCATCTTCAACTCGGTGGCGTCCATCCGCCGCATCATCGGGCCGGAGAGCCCGGCGGTGCCGCTGGTGGACATCGTGGGCGAGGAGGCGGACCGGCTCAACCGCATCGTCGCGGACCTGCTCACCTTCGCCCGGCCTCCGGCGCCACACCCGTACGCGGTGCCGCTGTCGCCGCTGGTGGAGGACGCGGTGCGCGGCGCGCTGGCGGAAGCAGCCGGCAAGGTGCGCGTGGAGCTGGAGCTGCCGAGCGACGTGCCGGCGGTGACGGTGGACGAGCGGATGATGCGGCAGGCCTTCCTCAACCTCGCCATCAACGCGGTGCAGGCCATGCCCCAGGGGGGCATGCTGCGCGCCAGCGTGCGGCGCTCGCCGGGCTCGCCGGAGGTGGAGGTGCAGTTCGCGGACAGCGGCCCGGGCATCTCCCCGGAAGTGCGCGCGCGCATCTTCGAGCCCTTCTTCACCACCAAGGCCAAGGGCACCGGCCTGGGGCTCGCGGTGGTGAAGCGCATCATCGAGTCGCACCAGGGACGCGTGTCGCTGGAGTCGCAGCCGGGCCAGGGCACCACGTTCCGGCTCTACCTGCCGCTGGATGGCGGCGCGTTGCAGGGAGAGCTGCTCGACGGGCACTGA
- a CDS encoding serine/threonine-protein kinase translates to MARPVEPEPLEGPVRFGPYTLVRRIGAGGMGEVFLAREESLRRACVVKKVLPQLMADPRFVGRFRDEARVMVRLAHPNIARVYAMGEVDGQLYLSMEYVQGKTLSRLAYRLRQLGRTIPLGVLLHLGQRLCEGLSYAHDAKDEEGHPLHLVHRDLSPANVCLSYAGEVKIIDFGAAQSTLKQEETAPRVVIGNLTYMSPEQARKRFVDRRADVYAAGALLWELVAWKPLPQRGDPVERWRRAAYPTWEPAGKFRQGVPSSLDALLMRALSPEPEHRFPDAAALGAELARIKLKLTPGVGDKDIAKLMESAFPREKVAEENALVELLREDASRKRTEREVSAVVLTPPNALAFEHSGIDTPEDFVPEEPTRVGVQGAQRAPGAERNAPGKTAMYGVGARGADVVTEALDASKVSGAVSRGADSAVTESMSASKVAGAVARAADVATEAMDASRVAAAVNRAADGATEALDASKVAGAVARATEGATEAIDASKVAGAVARSTDAATEALDASKVAGAVTEAIDASKIPAVPKRGAGTATEAVDANKVLVAIAQAESARNSGARPVPMYPGEENTVTPLTSPRGAPVKPGAPRRTPRETQVGFGVDISQTVDAASVEARRMELVRAITGEGEAVEPPPRARLPGRRALLAAGIFAGACALGLGVAWALGHP, encoded by the coding sequence TTGGCAAGGCCGGTTGAGCCAGAGCCCCTCGAGGGGCCCGTTCGCTTCGGACCCTATACCCTCGTGCGCCGCATCGGCGCCGGGGGCATGGGAGAGGTGTTCCTCGCGCGCGAGGAGTCGCTGCGCCGCGCGTGCGTGGTGAAGAAGGTGCTGCCGCAGCTCATGGCGGACCCGCGCTTCGTGGGCCGCTTCCGTGACGAGGCGCGCGTCATGGTGCGGCTCGCGCATCCGAACATCGCTCGCGTGTACGCGATGGGCGAGGTGGACGGGCAGCTCTACCTGTCCATGGAGTACGTGCAGGGCAAGACGCTGAGCCGGCTCGCGTACCGGCTGCGGCAGCTCGGCCGGACGATACCGCTGGGTGTGCTGCTGCACCTGGGACAGCGGCTGTGTGAAGGGCTCTCGTACGCGCACGATGCGAAGGACGAGGAGGGACATCCGCTGCACCTCGTGCACCGGGACCTGTCCCCCGCCAACGTGTGCCTCAGCTATGCGGGCGAGGTGAAGATCATCGACTTCGGCGCGGCGCAGTCGACGCTGAAGCAGGAGGAGACGGCGCCCCGGGTGGTGATTGGGAACCTGACGTACATGTCGCCGGAGCAGGCGCGGAAGCGCTTCGTGGACCGGCGCGCGGACGTGTACGCGGCGGGCGCGCTGCTGTGGGAGCTGGTGGCGTGGAAGCCGCTGCCGCAGCGTGGAGACCCGGTGGAGCGCTGGCGGCGCGCGGCGTATCCGACGTGGGAGCCGGCGGGGAAGTTCCGGCAGGGCGTGCCGTCCAGTCTGGACGCGCTGCTGATGCGGGCGCTCTCGCCCGAGCCGGAGCACCGCTTCCCGGATGCGGCGGCGCTGGGCGCGGAGTTGGCGCGCATCAAACTGAAGCTGACGCCGGGCGTGGGCGACAAGGACATCGCGAAGCTCATGGAGAGTGCGTTCCCGCGAGAGAAGGTGGCGGAGGAGAACGCGCTCGTGGAGTTGCTGCGCGAGGATGCATCGCGCAAGCGCACGGAGCGCGAGGTGAGCGCCGTCGTCCTCACGCCGCCCAATGCGCTCGCCTTCGAGCACAGCGGCATCGACACGCCCGAGGACTTCGTTCCCGAGGAGCCCACGCGCGTCGGCGTTCAGGGCGCGCAGCGTGCTCCAGGTGCGGAGCGGAACGCGCCAGGCAAGACGGCGATGTACGGGGTGGGCGCGCGTGGTGCGGATGTCGTCACCGAAGCGCTCGATGCCTCGAAGGTGTCCGGTGCGGTGTCGCGCGGTGCGGACTCCGCCGTCACGGAATCCATGAGTGCTTCGAAGGTGGCGGGAGCCGTGGCTCGTGCCGCTGATGTCGCTACCGAAGCCATGGATGCTTCGCGGGTGGCGGCAGCCGTGAATCGCGCCGCCGATGGCGCTACCGAAGCGCTCGATGCATCGAAGGTGGCCGGAGCCGTGGCTCGCGCTACAGAGGGTGCTACCGAAGCCATCGACGCATCGAAAGTGGCCGGAGCCGTGGCTCGCTCCACGGATGCAGCCACTGAGGCGCTCGACGCGTCGAAGGTGGCCGGAGCCGTCACCGAAGCCATCGACGCCTCGAAAATCCCCGCCGTGCCGAAGCGCGGAGCCGGCACCGCCACCGAGGCCGTGGACGCCAACAAGGTCCTCGTGGCCATCGCTCAGGCCGAGTCCGCACGCAACTCCGGAGCCCGGCCCGTTCCCATGTACCCCGGTGAGGAGAACACGGTGACACCGTTGACGTCACCCCGTGGCGCGCCCGTGAAGCCCGGTGCTCCCCGACGCACGCCTCGCGAGACACAGGTGGGCTTCGGCGTGGACATCTCGCAGACCGTGGATGCGGCCTCGGTGGAGGCGCGCCGGATGGAGTTGGTCCGCGCCATCACCGGTGAAGGCGAAGCGGTGGAGCCGCCCCCGCGTGCCCGTCTCCCAGGTCGGCGTGCCCTGCTCGCCGCGGGCATCTTCGCGGGGGCGTGCGCGCTCGGGCTCGGCGTAGCCTGGGCGCTGGGGCACCCGTAG
- the hemL gene encoding glutamate-1-semialdehyde 2,1-aminomutase codes for MNHAHSQALFARAQARIPGGVNSPVRAFRGVGGDPVFFREGAGAWLTDVDGNRYVDLVGSWGPLILGHAYPPIIDAAIEAAKRGTTFGAPTAAEVEFAELICATMPAVEMVRLVSSGTEATVAAVRVARGFTGRDFILKFEGCFHGAGDPFLVKAGSGVETLGLPDSPGVPQALAKLTLTAPFNDLAAVERIFAEKGQEIACAIIEPVVGNMGVLVPKPGYLEGLQALCQKHGVLFVMDEVMTGFRLARGGAQELYGLKPDLTTMAKVIGGGMPLGAYGGRRDIMSKVAPAGPVYQSGTLSGNPVAVAAGMACLKALAAPGTYKRLEEVSRLLADGLAAEAKSAEVPVTINRVGSMLTVFFTSEPVYDYTSAKKADTARFGRFFHAMLNEGVYLPPSQFEAAFVSLAIGEPEVAHVLAAARKAFRSLGKAG; via the coding sequence ATGAACCACGCTCACAGTCAGGCCCTCTTCGCCCGTGCGCAGGCGCGCATCCCGGGTGGAGTGAACTCTCCGGTGCGCGCCTTCCGCGGCGTGGGAGGTGACCCCGTCTTCTTCCGTGAGGGCGCAGGCGCGTGGCTCACGGACGTGGACGGCAATCGCTACGTCGACCTCGTGGGCAGCTGGGGCCCGCTCATCCTCGGCCACGCGTACCCGCCCATCATCGACGCCGCCATCGAAGCGGCGAAGCGTGGCACCACCTTCGGCGCGCCCACCGCGGCTGAGGTGGAGTTCGCCGAGCTCATCTGCGCCACCATGCCGGCCGTGGAGATGGTGCGCCTGGTCTCCAGCGGCACCGAGGCCACCGTGGCCGCCGTCCGCGTCGCGCGCGGCTTCACCGGCCGCGACTTCATCCTCAAGTTCGAGGGCTGCTTCCACGGCGCCGGAGACCCGTTCCTCGTGAAGGCCGGCAGCGGCGTGGAGACGCTGGGCCTGCCGGACTCGCCGGGCGTGCCGCAGGCGCTCGCGAAGCTCACGCTCACCGCGCCGTTCAATGACCTCGCCGCCGTGGAGCGCATCTTCGCGGAGAAGGGCCAGGAGATTGCCTGCGCCATCATCGAGCCCGTGGTCGGCAACATGGGCGTGCTGGTGCCGAAGCCGGGCTACCTCGAGGGGCTCCAGGCGCTCTGCCAGAAGCACGGCGTGCTCTTCGTCATGGACGAGGTGATGACGGGCTTCCGGCTCGCGCGCGGTGGTGCGCAGGAGCTCTACGGGCTGAAGCCGGACCTCACCACCATGGCCAAGGTGATTGGCGGCGGCATGCCGCTGGGCGCGTACGGCGGCCGGCGCGACATCATGTCGAAGGTGGCGCCCGCGGGGCCGGTGTACCAGTCCGGCACGCTGTCCGGGAATCCGGTGGCGGTGGCCGCGGGCATGGCGTGCCTCAAGGCGCTCGCGGCGCCCGGCACGTACAAGCGGCTGGAGGAGGTGAGCCGCCTGCTGGCGGACGGCCTGGCCGCCGAGGCGAAGTCCGCGGAGGTGCCCGTCACCATCAACCGCGTGGGCAGCATGCTCACGGTGTTCTTCACGAGCGAGCCCGTCTACGACTACACCTCGGCGAAGAAGGCGGACACGGCGCGCTTCGGCCGCTTCTTCCACGCCATGCTGAACGAGGGCGTCTACCTGCCGCCGAGCCAGTTCGAGGCGGCGTTCGTTTCGCTGGCCATTGGCGAGCCGGAAGTGGCGCACGTGCTCGCGGCTGCGAGAAAGGCCTTCCGCTCGCTTGGCAAGGCCGGTTGA
- a CDS encoding aldo/keto reductase, which produces MTQKMVNALQTLGASGLKVSPLCLGGNVFGWTCDEATSFAVLDAFLDGGGNFIDTADVYSRWVPGNKGGESETLIGKWLTSRRVRDRVVIATKVGAQTELGTGLGREHIQRSVEASLRRLQVDTIDLYYAHYEDLKTPPEETMEAFNSLVRAGKVRALGASNHSPQRLTDSLEASKREGLARYTVLQPEYNLVARSHFEGTLRELCEPEDIVVVPYYGLASGFLTGKYRKGQPTPSSPRAAGVLKKYDNARGWGVLEAMDGVSKKHGATLAQVALAWLVAQRTVVAPIASATSVAQVRELLGAFRLRLDAEDLRALDVASSREA; this is translated from the coding sequence ATGACGCAGAAGATGGTGAATGCACTGCAGACGCTCGGGGCGAGCGGTCTGAAGGTCTCGCCGCTGTGCCTGGGCGGTAACGTGTTCGGCTGGACGTGCGACGAGGCCACTTCGTTCGCGGTGCTCGATGCCTTCCTCGACGGCGGCGGCAACTTCATCGACACGGCGGACGTGTACTCGCGCTGGGTGCCCGGCAACAAGGGCGGCGAGTCAGAGACACTCATCGGCAAGTGGCTCACCTCGCGCCGCGTGCGCGACCGCGTGGTCATCGCGACGAAGGTGGGCGCGCAGACGGAGCTCGGCACAGGCCTGGGCCGCGAGCACATCCAGCGCAGCGTCGAGGCCTCGCTGCGCCGGCTCCAGGTGGACACCATCGACCTGTACTACGCCCACTACGAGGACCTGAAGACGCCGCCCGAGGAGACGATGGAGGCCTTCAACTCGCTCGTGCGCGCCGGCAAGGTGCGCGCGCTGGGCGCGAGCAATCACTCGCCACAACGGCTCACCGATTCCCTGGAGGCCTCGAAGCGTGAGGGGCTCGCCCGCTACACGGTGCTGCAACCGGAGTACAACCTCGTCGCGCGCTCCCACTTCGAGGGGACGCTGCGCGAGCTCTGCGAGCCCGAGGACATCGTGGTGGTGCCCTACTACGGGCTCGCCTCGGGGTTCCTCACCGGCAAGTACCGCAAGGGCCAGCCGACGCCGTCGTCACCCCGCGCCGCGGGCGTCCTGAAGAAGTACGACAACGCGCGCGGCTGGGGCGTGCTGGAGGCGATGGACGGCGTGTCCAAGAAGCACGGCGCGACGCTGGCCCAGGTGGCGCTCGCGTGGCTCGTGGCACAACGCACCGTCGTCGCGCCCATCGCGAGCGCGACGTCCGTCGCACAGGTGCGGGAGTTGCTCGGGGCGTTCAGGTTGAGACTGGACGCGGAGGACCTGCGTGCGTTGGACGTTGCGTCCTCGCGTGAGGCCTGA
- the rraA gene encoding ribonuclease E activity regulator RraA, with product MSESKSLKTADLCDEHSGASHFQIADSGFLDYGGRRGFSGPISTVRAPEDNSLVRKALEEPGQGRVLVVDGGGSRRCALVGDILAALAEKNGWAGVVVNGCIRDAEEVGRTAIGVKALGTHPLKSGKRNEGQRDVEVRFAGVTFKPGQYLYADADGIVTSEKALH from the coding sequence ATGAGCGAATCCAAGAGTCTCAAGACGGCCGACCTCTGCGACGAGCACTCCGGTGCCTCGCACTTTCAAATCGCCGACTCCGGCTTCCTCGACTACGGCGGCCGCCGCGGCTTCTCCGGCCCCATCAGCACGGTGCGCGCGCCCGAGGACAACTCCCTCGTGCGCAAGGCGCTGGAGGAGCCCGGTCAGGGCCGCGTGCTGGTGGTGGACGGCGGAGGCAGCCGCCGCTGCGCGCTGGTGGGAGACATCCTGGCCGCGCTCGCGGAGAAGAACGGCTGGGCCGGCGTGGTGGTGAATGGCTGCATCCGCGACGCGGAGGAGGTGGGCCGCACCGCCATCGGTGTGAAGGCGCTCGGCACGCATCCGCTCAAGAGCGGCAAGCGCAACGAGGGCCAGCGCGACGTGGAGGTGCGCTTCGCTGGCGTCACCTTCAAGCCGGGCCAATATCTCTACGCGGACGCGGACGGCATCGTCACGTCGGAGAAGGCACTGCACTGA
- a CDS encoding WD40 repeat domain-containing protein has product MRAVCFSPDSRRLVSAQGGTARVWDLEDGRERVVLSGHSDVLHAALYVSTERIVTAAHDGTVRLWNAEDGTELRRWTLARSVRCLALSRDGRTLLAGTDAPDGFTVLDLERDEPVRRVCLEDAAHGTELITFSPDGTQVFIIEQRWRDTWHGARLCAFDFETGALQWVVAGGAEYLPWLNFSPDGEHVTCAFWKMGHGKPMTFHARTGAPLPSVRTEDVGARCVLPDGTVVKMGDGSVELHFQGGMVQEFPLPTDCGGERGRPVASPDGRYVSFRERGSVVLPLEVSTGRMGPARAHREDLRDLTFSRDGRQLLTYARDGTLRVWDCATGTELACDDLYRRFQIRHGVIDHFCLADGNMWVSAWPDVIVDVLTGTEVEADGGLRPYHVSWSGDGALVAHVRKDEAGRPAIVHDARTGQLLRRVPLPIKSDDARALSRNGRFLATWDGYRSPPEPRASIRIWDLERQTLYSEQFPSDTIPWRLQFTPDDRWFAYVDQPCTLVLVDLEHPERLRKVESPVPFWSFAFTEDSQCVALGGEDGQVRVCGLDGRLLGVLDGHRHTVYAVAFSPDGRYLASGSSDTTAVIWPRETWTRSTR; this is encoded by the coding sequence ATGCGGGCGGTCTGCTTCTCGCCCGACTCGCGGCGGCTCGTGTCGGCCCAGGGGGGGACGGCGCGCGTCTGGGACCTGGAGGACGGCCGCGAGCGCGTCGTGCTGTCCGGACACAGCGACGTCCTGCACGCGGCGCTCTACGTGTCCACGGAGCGCATCGTGACGGCGGCACACGACGGCACCGTGCGCCTGTGGAACGCGGAGGACGGCACCGAGCTGAGACGGTGGACGCTCGCGCGCTCCGTTCGCTGTCTCGCGCTGTCTCGCGATGGACGGACCCTGCTGGCCGGAACGGATGCACCGGACGGCTTCACGGTGCTCGACCTGGAGCGCGATGAGCCTGTCCGCCGCGTGTGCCTGGAAGATGCGGCCCACGGCACCGAGCTCATCACCTTCTCTCCCGACGGCACGCAGGTCTTCATCATCGAACAGAGGTGGAGGGACACCTGGCATGGCGCCCGCCTGTGCGCCTTCGATTTCGAGACCGGCGCCCTGCAATGGGTGGTGGCGGGAGGCGCTGAGTATCTGCCCTGGCTCAACTTCTCCCCGGATGGCGAGCACGTGACGTGTGCGTTCTGGAAGATGGGCCACGGCAAGCCCATGACGTTCCACGCTCGCACCGGTGCGCCCTTGCCGTCCGTGCGCACGGAGGATGTCGGCGCCCGGTGCGTCCTCCCGGATGGCACGGTGGTGAAGATGGGAGACGGCTCGGTCGAGCTGCACTTCCAGGGAGGAATGGTGCAGGAGTTTCCCCTGCCCACGGACTGCGGCGGTGAACGGGGGCGACCCGTGGCCTCTCCCGACGGGCGGTATGTGAGCTTCCGGGAGCGAGGAAGCGTCGTCCTTCCGTTGGAGGTGTCCACGGGAAGGATGGGGCCTGCGCGTGCACACCGAGAGGACCTGCGGGACCTCACCTTCTCCAGGGATGGGCGCCAATTGCTGACGTACGCGCGGGATGGCACCCTGCGTGTCTGGGATTGCGCGACCGGCACCGAGCTTGCGTGCGATGACCTGTATCGCCGGTTCCAGATACGGCACGGCGTCATCGACCATTTCTGCCTCGCGGACGGGAACATGTGGGTCTCCGCGTGGCCGGATGTCATCGTCGACGTGCTCACGGGCACCGAGGTGGAGGCCGATGGTGGCTTACGGCCGTACCATGTGAGCTGGTCGGGGGACGGCGCGCTCGTGGCGCACGTGCGCAAGGATGAGGCAGGGCGGCCCGCCATCGTGCACGACGCGCGCACGGGTCAACTGCTCCGCCGGGTGCCCCTGCCCATCAAGAGTGACGACGCACGAGCGCTCTCGCGCAACGGCCGCTTCCTGGCGACGTGGGACGGATACCGGAGTCCACCCGAGCCGCGCGCCTCCATCCGGATATGGGACCTGGAGCGCCAGACGCTGTATTCGGAGCAGTTCCCGAGCGACACGATTCCGTGGCGGCTGCAGTTCACGCCGGATGACAGGTGGTTCGCCTACGTCGACCAGCCGTGCACGCTCGTCCTCGTCGACCTCGAACACCCGGAGCGCCTGCGCAAGGTGGAGTCACCCGTGCCCTTCTGGTCCTTTGCCTTCACCGAGGACAGCCAGTGCGTGGCCCTCGGTGGTGAGGACGGGCAGGTGCGCGTGTGCGGACTGGACGGGCGGTTGCTCGGAGTGCTCGACGGGCATCGCCACACTGTGTACGCCGTGGCCTTCTCCCCGGATGGCCGATACCTGGCCTCGGGAAGCTCGGACACGACGGCGGTCATCTGGCCTCGCGAGACGTGGACACGGAGCACGCGCTGA